From a single Zygotorulaspora mrakii chromosome 2, complete sequence genomic region:
- the PCT1 gene encoding choline-phosphate cytidylyltransferase (similar to Saccharomyces cerevisiae PCT1 (YGR202C); ancestral locus Anc_5.137): MSESPKSNSLKSRLSNSSFTNLFHMNKKRKRDEDNSSDNDFNSPGRGRKVKMSRSRKNRDADLQEEEKKFQVREKKYDSELPEELRKYRPKGYRFNIPPKDRPLRVYADGVFDLFHLGHMKQLEQCKKALPNVKLICGIPSDRITHKLKGLTVLTDEQRCETLKHCKWVDEVIPNAPWVINPEFLKEHNIDYVAHDDIPYGSAGSDDIYRPVKETGKFLVTQRTNGISTSDIITKIIRDYDQYLMRNFARGATKEELNISWLKKNELDFKKHINDFRSYFKKNQVHLNNASKDLYFEVREILLRKTLGNKLYSKLVGGALDENLKKTLERGKRLIREKSPASDFASEFTGETTNVSSMSTPSSPSTSNSSTTGEEESQSINRDKNSDDNDDNDNENSPVPEENGTSSDDGDDDQHGAKDK, encoded by the coding sequence ATGAGCGAATCACCCAAAAGcaactctttgaaaagcagGCTGtcaaactcttcatttaccaatctttttcatatgaataagaagaggaaaaggGATGAAGACAACAGCAGTGATAATGACTTTAACTCTCCAGGAAGAGGTCGCAAGGTCAAGATGAGCCGCTCTCGAAAGAACCGTGATGCTGATTTGCAGGAGGAGgagaagaaatttcaagtgcgtgaaaagaaatacgACTCTGAGTTGCCGGAAGAGCTCAGAAAGTATAGGCCAAAGGGCTACCGATTCAACATCCCACCGAAGGATAGACCTCTCAGAGTTTACGCAGATGGTGTATttgatctctttcatttggGTCACATGAAACAGCTGGAGCAATGTAAGAAGGCTCTACCAAACGTGAAATTAATCTGCGGTATACCAAGTGATCGAATTACGCATAAACTAAAGGGTTTGACTGTGTTGACCGATGAACAACGTTGTGAAACTCTTAAACATTGCAAATGGGTAGATGAAGTGATTCCAAATGCACCATGGGTGATAAATCCAGAATTTTTAAAAGAGCATAATATAGACTATGTTGCCCATGATGACATACCTTACGGAAGTGCCGGCAGCGACGATATTTATAGACCAGTGAAAGAGACAGGCAAGTTTTTGGTCACACAGAGAACTAATGGGATTTCCACGAGTGACATTATCACAAAAATCATAAGAGACTACGATCAATATCTTATGAGAAATTTTGCTCGTGGTGCCACCAAAGAAGAACTAAACATTTCATGGctcaagaaaaatgaactagatttcaagaaacatATAAATGATTTCAGGtcatatttcaagaaaaacCAGGTGCACCTAAACAACGCTTCCAAGGATTTGTACTTTGAAGTCAGGGAAATTCTGCTTAGAAAGACTCTAGGGAACAAGCTGTACTCTAAACTAGTTGGAGGAGCCCTTGATGAGAACTTAAAGAAAACACTAGAAAGAGGTAAACGATTAATAAGAGAAAAGAGTCCAGCAAGCGATTTCGCAAGTGAATTCACGGGTGAGACAACAAATGTTTCCAGTATGTCCACTCCGAGTAGTCCAAGCACATCCAACAGTAGTACTACGggtgaagaagaaagccAGTCCATTAATAGGGATAAAAATAGTGATGATAACGACGACAATGACAATGAGAACTCGCCCGTTCCTGAAGAAAATGGTACTAGCTCAGATGATGGCGATGACGACCAACATGGTGCCAAAGATAAATAA
- the ILV3 gene encoding dihydroxy-acid dehydratase ILV3 (similar to Saccharomyces cerevisiae ILV3 (YJR016C); ancestral locus Anc_5.138) encodes MGMLGKIASGRHFSTTKNVAKKLNRYSQVITEPKDQGASQAMLYATGFKKSDFKKPQVGVGSCWWSGNPCNMHLMDLNNRCSASVEKAGMKAMQFNSIGVSDGISMGTKGMRYSLQSREIIADSFETIMMAQHYDANIAIPSCDKNMPGVMMAMGRHNRPSIMVYGGTIMPGHPTCGSPAIPKDIDLVAAFQSYGQYISKQFTEKEREDVVEHACPGPGSCGGMYTANTMASAAEVLGITMPNSSAYPAISKEKIAECDNIGESIKKTLDLGILPSDIFTKAAFENAITYVVATGGSTNAVLHLVAIAHSCGVKVTPDDFQRISNKTPLIGDFKPSGKHVMADLITVGGTQAVIKYLFENGFLHGDTLTVTGETLAERAAKATSLKEGQTVIKPISQPIKTSGHLQILYGSLAPGGAVGKITGKEGTYFKGKARVFEEESAFIRALERGEIKKGEKTVVVIRYEGPKGGPGMPEMLKPSSALMGYGLGKDVALLTDGRFSGGSHGFLIGHIVPEAAEGGPIALVKDGDEIIIDSDNNKIDLLVPEQEMTDRRSKWTAPAPRYTRGTLSKYAKLVSDASHGCVLDL; translated from the coding sequence ATGGGGATGTTAGGTAAAATTGCAAGTGGTAGACATTTTTCTACCACCAAGAATGTCgcaaagaaattgaacagATACTCTCAGGTGATTACCGAACCAAAGGACCAAGGTGCTTCACAGGCGATGCTTTATGCTACTGGATTCAAAAAGAGTGACTTCAAAAAACCTCAAGTTGGTGTTGGCTCATGTTGGTGGTCCGGTAACCCTTGTAACATGCATTTGATGGACTTGAACAACAGATGTTCAGCGTCAGTCGAAAAAGCCGGTATGAAAGCAATGCAATTTAACTCAATCGGTGTTTCTGATGGTATTTCCATGGGTACTAAGGGTATGAGATACTCTCTACAAAGTAGAGAAATTATTGCAGATTCATTTGAGACCATCATGATGGCACAACATTACGATGCTAATATTGCAATTCCATCGTGTGACAAGAATATGCCAGGTGTCATGATGGCTATGGGTAGACACAACAGGCCATCAATTATGGTGTATGGTGGTACGATTATGCCAGGTCATCCAACTTGCGGATCACCTGCCATTCCAAAGGACATTGATCTTGTGGCCGCTTTCCAATCTTACGGTCAATATATTTCCAAGCAATTCACTGAGAAGGAAAGAGAGGACGTGGTGGAACATGCCTGTCCAGGTCCAGGATCTTGCGGTGGTATGTACACTGCTAATACCATGGCTTCTGCAGCTGAAGTTTTGGGTATTACTATGCCAAACTCTTCAGCTTATCCAGCAATTTCGAAGGAGAAAATCGCAGAATGTGACAACATTGGTGAAAgtataaaaaaaacattaGATTTAGGAATTCTACCTTCTGACATTTTCACCAAGGCTGCATTTGAGAATGCCATTACTTATGTTGTTGCTACCGGTGGATCCACCAATGCAGTCCTTCATTTGGTCGCAATTGCTCACTCGTGCGGTGTTAAGGTGACCCCAGATGATTTCCAAAGAATTAGTAATAAGACGCCTCTAATCGGTGATTTCAAACCATCTGGTAAACATGTTATGGCCGATTTAATTACAGTAGGTGGTACACAAGCGGTCATCAAGTATCTGTTCGAAAATGGTTTCTTGCATGGGGACACTCTCACTGTTACTGGTGAGACTCTTGCCGAGCGTGCGGCCAAGGCAACAAGCTTAAAAGAAGGTCAAACAGTCATTAAACCTATCTCTCAACCTATTAAGACAAGTGGTCATTTACAAATTCTATATGGCTCCTTAGCACCAGGTGGTGCAGTTGGTAAAATCACTGGTAAAGAAGgaacatatttcaaaggaaaagctcgcgtttttgaagaagaatcagCATTCATTCGTGCTTTGGAACGTGGTGAGATCAAGAAAGGTGAAAAGACAGTCGTTGTTATCAGATATGAAGGTCCAAAAGGTGGTCCAGGTATGCCAGAAATGTTAAAACCTTCTTCTGCATTAATGGGTTACGGTTTAGGTAAAGACGTTGCATTACTAACAGATGGTAGATTCTCTGGTGGATCCCACGGTTTCCTCATCGGGCATATCGTTCCTGAAGCTGCTGAAGGTGGTCCAATTGCTTTAGTCAAAGATGGTGATGAAATTATTATTGATTCCGATAACAACAAAATCGATCTTTTGGTCCCTGAACAAGAAATGACTGATCGTAGATCAAAATGGACTGCACCAGCTCCTCGTTATACAAGAGGTACTTTATCAAAGTACGCTAAATTAGTCTCTGACGCTTCTCATGGTTGTGTCTTAGACttatga
- the PMT6 gene encoding dolichyl-phosphate-mannose-protein mannosyltransferase PMT6 (similar to Saccharomyces cerevisiae PMT6 (YGR199W); ancestral locus Anc_5.140), whose translation MDKGNSGDTIGDMKWKENVQSIARFLAPLIFTTLSFYVRFKDIGKNDYVVWDEAHFGKFGSYYLRHEFYHDVHPPLGKMLIALTEWLAGFDGQFDFDSNNAYPDSVNYTRIRQLNAVFGALCSPVAYFTCLNMKFSIWTTYLITLMVTLEHSFIVLSKFILLDSMLLFFTMTTFGCMVKLYTLRGKSFTRTWSLWMLLTGVSIGCVCSVKWVGLFITIVVGLFTISELYEMHCKGEKKKLKHWLIRIIDLIIIPFLIYLFCFKIHFTLLYKSGTGDGSTNTLFQINLENNKIENGPRDIVFGSNVTIRSHGLSPNLLHSHVQSYPEGSQQKQVTGYGFADTNNMWEIKFPRESYPKPANNGRPIKLTDKAVIRLGHINTACNLHSHEISSHVSRGNFEVSGYGSEVVGDSKDNWVIEIVEQLGSSNPNFPKEDSDVVHPVSTFFRLRHQDLGCYLTSTGFSYPAWGFKQSEIVCKYSWSHRDKSTWWNVEEHWNENLQISPDYVPPKSKFWTDFILINFAMASSNNALVPDGDKYDNLATKAWEWPILHTGLRMCAWTNNMTKYYLLGSPFNTWLSTISLFVFPFITLNLLISWKRQRINLSSHQVWLFAIQGVFPFIAWMTHYLPFATMGRVTYVHHYVPALYFAMLVFGFVVEFSLRRSNRWLRQIIYNILFFGCIYIYLLFSPLCQGMTGSAAKYFKLQWFKSWDIVL comes from the coding sequence ATTCGGGTCTTACTATCTAAGGCACGAATTCTACCACGATGTACATCCCCCGTTAGGTAAAATGCTTATTGCCTTGACGGAATGGCTAGCTGGGTTCGATGGtcaatttgattttgacTCGAATAATGCTTATCCGGATTCTGTAAACTATACACGTATTCGTCAATTGAATGCAGTATTCGGTGCATTGTGCTCTCCGGTAGCATACTTTACCTGTTTGAATATGAAGTTCAGCATTTGGACTACCTATCTCATTACTTTAATGGTGACATTAGAGCATTCTTTCATCGTATTGTCGAAATTCATATTGCTAGATTCAATGCTGCTCTTCTTCACGATGACAACATTTGGATGCATGGTTAAACTATATACGCTTCGAGGAAAGAGTTTCACTAGGACATGGTCACTTTGGATGCTTTTAACAGGTGTTTCCATTGGTTGTGTTTGTTCCGTTAAATGGGTTGGTCTTTTTATTACAATCGTGGTTGGGCTGTTCACAATTTCAGAATTATATGAAATGCACTGCAAAGgtgagaagaaaaaattgaagcatTGGTTAATTAGAATTATCGATTTGATTATCATTCCATTTTTAATCtatcttttctgtttcaaGATCCATTTTACACTTTTGTATAAATCAGGTACTGGCGATGGTTCCACAAATACGCTATTCCAAATTAATTTAGAGAATAATAAGATCGAAAATGGTCCTAGAGACATCGTTTTCGGCTCAAACGTCACTATAAGATCACATGGCTTGAGTCCAAATTTATTGCATTCTCACGTCCAATCGTATCCAGAGGGATCCCAACAAAAACAAGTGACAGGCTACGGCTTTGCAGATACCAACAATATGTGGGAAATCAAATTTCCAAGAGAATCTTATCCAAAACCGGCGAACAACGGAAGACCAATTAAATTGACAGATAAAGCTGTGATAAGACTTGGACATATTAATACAGCTTGTAATCTTCATTCACATGAAATATCTTCGCATGTTTCTCGTGGCAACTTTGAAGTGTCAGGTTACGGTTCAGAGGTTGTCGgagattcaaaagataattGGGTgattgaaattgttgaacaaTTGGGCTCTTCAAATCCGAATTTTCCAAAGGAAGATTCAGACGTTGTTCATCCtgtttcaactttttttagATTGCGGCATCAAGATCTTGGTTGTTATTTGACTTCAACAGGCTTTTCATATCCAGCTTGGGGTTTTAAACAATCAGAAATTGTATGTAAATATTCATGGAGTCACAGAGATAAGTCGACTTGGTGGAATGTTGAAGAGCATTGGAATGAGAATTTACAAATTTCACCAGATTACGTGCCAccgaaatcaaaattttggacAGATTTTATTCTAATCAATTTTGCTATGGCTTCGTCAAATAATGCGTTGGTACCTGATGGAGATAAGTATGATAACTTAGCAACGAAAGCTTGGGAATGGCCAATTTTGCACACAGGACTAAGAATGTGTGCTTGGACGAATAACATGACGAAATATTATCTGTTGGGCTCTCCATTCAATACGTGgctatcaacaatttcattgTTTGTCTTCCCCTTCATAACTCTAAATTTGTTAATTAGTTGGAAAAGACAACGAATCAATTTGAGCTCTCATCAAGTTTGGCTCTTTGCCATCCAGGGAGTTTTCCCATTCATTGCATGGATGACACACTATCTACCATTCGCTACTATGGGCAGAGTTACTTACGTTCATCATTACGTTCCAGCATTGTATTTTGCAATGCTAGTATTTGGATTCGTTGTTGAATTTTCGTTAAGGAGATCTAATAGATGGTTAAGGCAAATAATTTAcaatattttattttttggttGCATTTATATATACTTACTTTTCTCTCCACTGTGTCAAGGTATGACAGGCTCAGCAGCGAAATATTTTAAATTACAGTGGTTTAAAAGTTGGGATATAGTTCTATAA
- the ELP2 gene encoding Elongator subunit ELP2 (similar to Saccharomyces cerevisiae ELP2 (YGR200C); ancestral locus Anc_5.139) translates to MSEVTSDAIFIGCNKQTQVSDVHRHEKVVAFGAGKTIAMWRPLNESSNGVYLTLKGHDADVTCVKFMEDNNYVISVSEDHHVKIWDFSSLKCIQSVEHYKQTLVALAVVKNLFVVGSADGLISIWVLQDGKFCLSTEFFVRKGIFPLTLALSEIDSNSFLLAIGGTSVNLFMYSLTFEENGSLKCELAAELEGHEDWIKSLAFRTMETPGDFLLASGSQDRYIRLWRIRINDRSVYVDEDQDRPNLLSNKKYKFEMRNNMKVVINFEALIMGHDDWISSLKWHQSRLQLLASTADTSLIVWEPDETSGVWICGSRLGEISTKGASTATGSSGGFWSCLWFHSNGKDYILTNGKTGSWRIWSSEDTVTWEQYIGISGSTKEVTDVAWSGTGDYLLATSLDQTTRLYAPWIYNASGSKRPVATWHEFSRPQIHGYDMICVEPISNGRFVSGGDEKILRSFDLPKGVSEILQKFVGCNFKANDGIAASASLPALGLSNKAASSADQEDSEDEDPNSRETNDTKNISYDLAASLGHPPTEDQLQRHLLWPEIEKLYGHGYEISCVDVSPDSSLIASACRSNTPQHAVIRMFDTATWLELKPSLAFHALTITKLRFSKNDKYLLSVSRDRNWAIWQRNFEDKTFVLKYKKEKAHSRIIWDCDWAPLEAGEVFITASRDRSVKVWKNDIATKEFVLDGTLKLIESVTAVSIYECLIDGKILIALGLESGSVLIYTFNSGAFELLTKLDDSITPAGKIMRMRWSNMKRDDKLLLAVASSDCSCRIYSVRLNSINT, encoded by the coding sequence ATGTCGGAGGTAACTTCTGACGCAATATTTATCGGTTGTAACAAGCAGACTCAGGTTAGTGATGTTCATCGACATGAGAAGGTTGTTGCGTTTGGTGCTGGAAAAACCATTGCAATGTGGAGACCTCTCAATGAATCGTCGAATGGAGTCTATCTTACGTTGAAAGGACACGATGCGGATGTAACGTGTGTCAAGTTTATGGAAGATAACAATTATGTGATTTCTGTTTCTGAAGATCATCACGTTAAGATATGGGATTTTTCGAGTTTAAAGTGTATCCAGAGCGTCGAGCATTATAAGCAAACCTTAGTGGCATTAGCTGttgtaaaaaatttatttgtTGTAGGGAGCGCAGATGGACTTATCTCCATTTGGGTGTTGCAGGATGGAAAGTTTTGTCTGAGTACCGAGTTCTTCGTTCGTAAGGGTATATTCCCGCTGACATTAGCACTCAGTGAAATTGATAGCAACAGCTTTTTACTTGCCATTGGAGGTACGAGTGTCAACTTATTTATGTACTCCTTAacctttgaagaaaacggGTCTTTGAAATGTGAGTTAGCCGCTGAGTTAGAAGGCCACGAAGACTGGATTAAATCATTAGCATTTCGTACAATGGAGACTCCTGGAGATTTCCTCTTAGCATCGGGGTCGCAGGACAGATACATCAGATTATGGCGGATAAGAATAAATGACAGGAGTGTCTACGTCGATGAGGATCAAGATAGACCAAATTTGTTGAGTAACAAGAAGTATAAATTTGAGATGAGAAACAATATGAAAGTTGTCattaattttgaagcttTGATTATGGGCCATGATGATTGGATTTCATCCCTGAAGTGGCATCAAAGTCGACTACAGTTGCTGGCGTCTACTGCAGACACATCACTAATTGTGTGGGAACCTGATGAGACCTCTGGTGTTTGGATTTGTGGGTCAAGACTAGGTGAAATATCAACGAAGGGTGCTTCCACCGCAACAGGATCTTCTGGTGGATTTTGGTCGTGCTTATGGTTTCACTCTAATGGCAAGGACTATATATTGACAAACGGTAAAACTGGCTCTTGGAGAATATGGTCATCAGAGGATACTGTGACATGGGAGCAATACATTGGTATTTCAGGCTCTACGAAGGAGGTCACAGATGTGGCCTGGTCTGGAACCGGCGACTATTTATTAGCAACCTCGTTAGATCAAACAACGAGGCTTTATGCGCCGTGGATATATAATGCATCAGGAAGTAAGCGGCCGGTTGCTACTTGGCATGAATTCTCGAGGCCCCAGATTCATGGTTATGATATGATTTGTGTCGAACCAATTTCTAACGGTAGATTTGTAAGTGGTGGcgatgaaaaaattctaaGATCATTTGATCTGCCTAAAGGTGTCTCcgaaattttgcaaaaatttgtGGGATGTAACTTTAAGGCGAATGATGGCATAGCTGCATCCGCATCACTACCAGCCTTAGGTTTATCCAATAAAGCAGCAAGCTCTGCGGATCAAGAAGATAGTGAAGATGAGGACCCTAATTCTCGTGAGACCAACGATaccaaaaatatttcatATGATCTAGCTGCTTCCTTAGGGCACCCACCGACTGAAGATCAATTACAGAGGCATTTATTATGGcctgaaattgaaaagctgTATGGTCATGGTTACGAAATATCCTGCGTTGATGTTTCACCAGATTCATCTTTAATTGCATCTGCATGCAGATCAAATACACCTCAACATGCAGTTATTCGTATGTTTGATACAGCAACCTGGTTAGAGTTGAAGCCATCACTAGCTTTCCATGCCTTGACGATTACCAAACTtagattttcaaagaatgaCAAATATTTATTGAGTGTTTCTAGAGATCGGAATTGGGCCATTTGgcaaagaaattttgaagacaaaacatttgtattgaaatataagaaggaaaaagcaCACAGTAGGATTATTTGGGATTGTGATTGGGCCCCATTAGAGGCTGGTGAGGTTTTTATTACCGCTTCGAGGGATAGATCTGTTAAAGTATGGAAAAACGACATTGCTACTAAAGAGTTTGTTTTGGACGGCACTCTCAAATTGATAGAATCTGTAACAGCTGTATCCATTTATGAATGCTTAATAGATGGTAAGATTCTCATTGCACTCGGTTTAGAAAGTGGTTCAGTTTTAATATATACTTTTAATTCTGGAGCTTTCGAGTTGTTGACAAAGCTTGACGATAGTATAACACCAGCAGGTAAAATAATGAGAATGAGATGgtcaaatatgaaaagagatgacAAACTATTATTAGCAGTAGCAAGCAGTGACTGTTCTTGCAGAATATATTCCGTTCGTCTGAATTCAATAAATACGTAA